The genomic window CACCACGCTCCAAATCCCAAGACCTTTGAGAAGGTTTCGCCGATCTTCAGGCAGTCGGATCTTCAGGCAGTCGCCGAGGAAAATAACCCCAGCCACCCCCGGAGCCAAATATCTGTCTTGGCTTCTGCTTCTTGGTAGTCGCCGTCGTCCTCCTCCCGACGCAAATAGCATCGTCATCGACACGCCGGGCGATTGTCAATCACGGCACGGGCCTGCCCACACCCTCCAACAGCGCTCTCGCTCGTCCGCACCCGGCGGCGCACGTCGATCCCCCCATCACCGTCTAGAGAAGTGCGTCGGTGCTGCCGCACCACCAGATGCACAGCATGGCGCGCGTTTACGCTGATGTCAACGCGAACATGCCCCGGAGCTACTGGGAGTATGATACGGTCAACATTAGCTGGGGTGTGCTCGAGAACTATGAGGTGGTGCGCAAGATCGGTATGTTTTTGCGCTCATTTGTGATGACGAGGGAGAAAAGGCGGGGAAGGCAACCCGAGGAGGGAGACCCGAGAGACAGACGGAAGGACAAGTCCACGGCCGGAGCAGACTGACTGATTCTTGGGGCTACCCAATCTCGCAGGTCGCGGAAAGTACTCAGAGGTCTTTGAAGGCATCAACGTCGTCAACTACCAGAAATGCGTCATCAAGGTTTTGAAGCCagtcaagaagaagaagatcaAGCGAGAAATCAAGATTCTGCAGAACCTCGCTGGCGGGCCGAATGTTGTGGCCCTGCTCGACGTGGTTAGAGATTCACAGGTATGGATCCCACTGCCTCAAACATATCCATATATTTTAGTGGCTCGTTCCTCTCCTTAATCCGCCCTGGACAGGCTTTTGGCGTTATGTTGCTCACATCGCAAATTGCGCAATCGCAATAATAGAGCAAGACTCCGTCACTCATTTTCGAGTACGTCAACAACACCGACTTCCGCACACTCTACCCCAAGTTCAACGACATAGATGTGCGGTACTACATCTTGGAGCTGCTCAAGGCGCTCGACTTCTGCCACAGCAAAGGCATTATGCACCGCGACGTGAAACCTCACAACGTTATGATCGACCATGAGAACCGCAAGCTGCGCCTGATCGACTGGGGTCTGGCCGAGTTCTACCACCCGGGCACTGAGTACAATGTCCGTGTGGCATCTCGCTATTTCAAGGGCCCCGAGCTGCTGGTCGATTATCAAGAGTACGATTACTCGCTCGACATGTGGAGTCTCGGAGCTATGTTTGCTTCAATGATCTTCCGCAAGGAACCCTTCTTCCACGGGAACAGCAACTCGGACCAGCTGGTCAAGATCGCCAAGGTCCTTGGCACCGACGACTTGTTTGACTACCTCGACAAATACGAGATTGAGTTGGACGCTCAGTACGATGACATCCTGGGTAGATTCCAGAAGAAGCCCTGGCACAGCTTCGTGACGGCGGAGAACCAGAGGTTTGTGAGCAACGAAGCCATCGACTTCCTGGACAAGCTTTTGAGATATGATCACATGGTGAGTTTTTGATATATATCCAAACCCACGCTTTACTTTCAACCTGTTCTAACCTTTACCTCTTTTACAGGAACGTCTGACTGCAAAGGAAGCCATGGCGCATCCCTACTTTGAGCCCGTCCGTGGCGAGGGTGTATTGGAGCGCCTCCTTGCTGCAGGAACCAACACCTCGGCTTGAAAGAGGCGTGGGATTTCAGTCTGATGTTTACTTCTGGCTTTTTTGGCATCAATCACCCACTTCTGATCAATCCGCTTCAAGTCACATGGCAGATGTCAACAGCAAAAAAGGACATCTCAACAAGATACCCCCCGAGATGATTACCTCAAGCATAAGGAAGCGAATGGGAGACTCATTTCAGAAACAAACGAAAGATCTCTGCCCTGTTGCCTTGCCCATGTGAAACTGAGCTCTGTATCTCGAGTTTATAGAGATTGTGATCGCTTCTCAAAAACAGCGAGCGGGCACAGGTGAGAGGGCGTCGATGGATGTTTTGGGTGCCGTAACCGTGGGGGGTATTAATGTTTGTAGGCGAAAGTCGCGCCCGGGTATGGACGCTCCGCCATGGCGGTTGATTCccgaaaaacaaaagacaatGACGGTGTTGTGCTTGGTGGAGTTTTCCGGCCTCGCGGTTTCACGAATCTTGGCAGTTGTGACGGCAGCGGCCCAAGGAGATGTATGGTTGTTGGCCCTAATATTTGGGGAGTTGTGCAAAAAATTAATTAAGATTCATTATGATCATTGCCTTATAGTTAGTTGTTGTTATTTAATGCTCCCAAAAATGCCGTCTATCCCTGTGCTGCCTGTGAGCGAGCTCATATGCGCCGTCTCCCATGATTATCGTCTTTTTGAGAGTATATAAACTCGATACTTTCGAATGATgctgataaaaaaaataaaaaataaaaaaaataacggaACGGAACGGAACGGAAGTGTGTGTTGCCTCACGCCCAAAAACTTGTGTTTGGTCATGATGCTGTGTGTGATACCATAATCTGACCCGTTAAGTCCCCAGGCTTGACTGCCCTTTATTGTTGGTCGCCAATACAAAAAAAGCACCAGTCACGATCGCACCGAAAGCCTTCTTCGCCGCATCTCCGCTTCGATCCGCCTGGCGTCTGAACCACGGACCTCACGGGACTAGAGTTGAGACGCGACCGCACGCTGCCGCTACCGCTACCTGGTGTACGTTCGCGGTGGGAGAGCGGAGTGGTATGAAACTGCGCGCCCGACAAGAGCGAAAAAGACGAGAGCTTGGGTTTCGCTTgagcgctgctgctggctttGGTCATGAAGAGGCGCCGACTGAGTGACCTTGGCGTTTTCTTCTTGATCGGCGAGGACAGAGTCTCCCGGTAGAGACGTGCTGGGCCTGCATAAccgccgctgctggcaaCGCTGCGGGTCCGTGGGGTGAAGTATGTCGAgagctcgtcctcgtcggagCCGCCGTTAACGAATGAC from Pyricularia oryzae 70-15 chromosome 4, whole genome shotgun sequence includes these protein-coding regions:
- a CDS encoding CMGC/CK2 protein kinase, with the protein product MHSMARVYADVNANMPRSYWEYDTVNISWGVLENYEVVRKIGRGKYSEVFEGINVVNYQKCVIKVLKPVKKKKIKREIKILQNLAGGPNVVALLDVVRDSQSKTPSLIFEYVNNTDFRTLYPKFNDIDVRYYILELLKALDFCHSKGIMHRDVKPHNVMIDHENRKLRLIDWGLAEFYHPGTEYNVRVASRYFKGPELLVDYQEYDYSLDMWSLGAMFASMIFRKEPFFHGNSNSDQLVKIAKVLGTDDLFDYLDKYEIELDAQYDDILGRFQKKPWHSFVTAENQRFVSNEAIDFLDKLLRYDHMERLTAKEAMAHPYFEPVRGEGVLERLLAAGTNTSA